A genome region from Microbacterium terricola includes the following:
- a CDS encoding alpha/beta hydrolase: MALLDGITTRLIDTGTLSISILERAGDDPATPHDRTVVLVHDALSSAALWQETMQDLPGDLRVIALDLRGFGDSEHTPVDATRGVRDFSDDVHGVLSVLEIEIAHLVGWGLGGAVILQYALDHPSLSLTLEAPISPYGFGGTRRDGSRLTDDDAGTGGGLPNPDFVQRLIDHDTGEDAETSPRRVFRAEYVAADYTGPSEDLGVEAMLSTSTAAGNYPGDAVPSDSWPGFAAGTNGVLNAVSPQHFDVSGIVGLAQKPPILWVHGTADTLISDTSLSDVNHLGSLGIVPEWPGAEIAPAQPMVAQTRDVLTAYADAGGAVTEVSLEGVGHTPHLERPVEFRHALLSIIGYIGAPPSVAPPTEAIILRSAD, translated from the coding sequence ATGGCTCTCCTCGACGGGATCACCACCCGCCTCATCGACACCGGCACGCTGAGCATCAGCATCCTCGAGCGCGCGGGCGACGACCCGGCGACGCCGCACGACCGGACGGTCGTCCTCGTGCACGACGCACTGTCGTCCGCGGCGCTGTGGCAGGAGACGATGCAGGACCTGCCCGGCGACCTCCGCGTGATCGCGCTCGATCTGCGCGGCTTCGGCGACAGCGAGCACACGCCCGTCGATGCGACGCGCGGCGTCCGCGACTTCAGCGACGACGTGCACGGGGTGCTGAGCGTCCTGGAGATCGAGATCGCCCACCTCGTCGGCTGGGGCCTCGGCGGCGCGGTGATCCTGCAGTACGCGCTGGACCACCCCTCCCTCAGCCTGACCCTGGAGGCGCCGATCTCGCCATACGGGTTCGGCGGCACGCGCCGCGACGGGTCGCGCCTCACCGACGACGACGCGGGCACCGGCGGAGGGCTGCCCAACCCCGACTTCGTGCAGCGTCTCATCGATCACGACACCGGCGAGGACGCGGAGACGTCGCCCCGGCGCGTGTTCCGGGCCGAGTACGTCGCGGCCGACTACACCGGTCCGTCGGAAGACCTCGGGGTGGAGGCGATGCTCTCGACCTCGACGGCAGCGGGCAACTATCCGGGCGACGCGGTGCCGAGCGACAGCTGGCCCGGGTTCGCGGCGGGCACCAACGGCGTCCTCAACGCCGTCTCCCCGCAGCACTTCGACGTGTCGGGGATCGTCGGTCTCGCCCAGAAGCCGCCGATCCTGTGGGTGCACGGAACGGCGGACACGCTCATCTCGGACACCTCGCTCTCCGACGTCAACCACCTGGGCTCGCTCGGCATCGTCCCGGAGTGGCCGGGCGCCGAGATCGCGCCCGCGCAGCCGATGGTGGCGCAGACACGTGACGTGCTGACCGCGTATGCCGATGCCGGCGGTGCGGTGACCGAGGTGTCGCTCGAGGGCGTCGGACACACCCCGCACCTGGAGCGCCCCGTCGAGTTCCGCCACGCGCTCCTGTCGATCATCGGCTACATCGGCGCACCCCCGTCGGTGGCTCCGCCCACCGAGGCGATCATCCTGCGCTCGGCGGACTGA
- a CDS encoding LLM class F420-dependent oxidoreductase, whose translation MEYCIFTEPQQGFSYGEQRAFAQAAEQLGFDGFFRSDHYLRMGAGDPLPGPTDAWTTLAGLARETSRIRLGTLVSSVTYRQPGILAIQVAQVDEMSDGRVELGLGTGWFAEEHSAYSIPFPAKRFGMLEEQLAVITGLWQTPVGDSFDFAGEHYTLTDSPALPKPVQERIPVIVGGNGPTRTPALAARFATEFNVGFQPEDVIAERYTVVGAACERIGRDPESLKYSIALPTIAGDSDAVMARRAEAIGDDLARFRGDTNITGGRDEIVEKVERLRALGARRVYFQLVDQRDLAHLEFLGTEVLPALPR comes from the coding sequence ATGGAGTACTGCATCTTCACCGAGCCCCAGCAGGGGTTCTCGTACGGTGAGCAGCGGGCGTTCGCCCAAGCGGCCGAGCAGCTCGGCTTCGACGGGTTCTTCCGCTCCGACCACTACCTGCGCATGGGCGCGGGCGACCCGCTGCCCGGCCCCACGGACGCCTGGACGACGCTGGCCGGCCTCGCCCGCGAGACCTCCCGCATCCGGCTCGGCACGCTCGTCTCGTCCGTCACGTACCGTCAGCCCGGAATCCTCGCGATCCAGGTGGCTCAGGTCGACGAGATGTCCGACGGCCGGGTGGAGCTGGGCCTCGGCACCGGGTGGTTCGCCGAGGAGCACAGCGCGTACAGCATCCCGTTCCCCGCGAAGCGGTTCGGGATGCTGGAGGAGCAGCTGGCGGTGATCACCGGGCTGTGGCAGACGCCCGTCGGCGACAGCTTCGACTTCGCGGGAGAGCACTACACCCTGACCGACTCCCCCGCGCTGCCGAAGCCTGTGCAGGAGCGGATCCCGGTGATCGTGGGCGGCAACGGTCCCACCCGCACGCCCGCCCTCGCGGCGCGCTTCGCGACCGAGTTCAACGTCGGCTTCCAGCCCGAGGACGTCATCGCCGAGCGCTACACGGTCGTGGGCGCCGCGTGCGAGCGGATCGGCCGAGACCCCGAGTCGCTGAAGTACTCGATCGCCCTGCCGACCATCGCCGGCGACAGCGACGCGGTCATGGCTCGCCGCGCAGAGGCGATCGGCGACGACCTCGCGCGCTTCCGCGGGGACACGAACATCACGGGCGGCCGCGACGAGATCGTCGAGAAGGTGGAGCGGCTGCGCGCCCTGGGCGCCCGACGCGTGTACTTCCAGCTGGTCGACCAGCGCGATCTCGCCCACCTGGAGTTCCTGGGCACCGAGGTGCTGCCCGCGCTCCCCCGCTGA
- a CDS encoding cation diffusion facilitator family transporter: protein MSASGGNKAIIAALLANLGIALAKFIAWFVSGSASMLAEAIHSIADSCNQLLLLAGGRKAKRAADADHPFGYGRERYVYAFIVSIILFSVGGLFSLREGYEKLTHPHELENVWVPISVLLISIVLESFSLRTAIRESNHVRGKDQSWVSFVRHSKAPELPVVLLEDIAALTGLVFALFGVGLTAITGNAVFDAIGTLLIGALLIVVAIVLGVETKSLLVGEGANIGDHAAIVAAIESGPEVEKLIHIKTLYLGPDELLVAAKLGFASDRALGEVAADINAIETRVREAVPTARVIYLEPDIYLDDRATPSTASIVIKSVD from the coding sequence ATGAGTGCATCCGGCGGCAACAAGGCGATCATCGCGGCCCTCCTGGCCAACCTCGGCATCGCCTTGGCGAAGTTCATCGCCTGGTTCGTGTCGGGCTCCGCCTCGATGCTCGCCGAGGCGATCCACTCGATCGCCGATTCGTGCAACCAGCTGCTGCTCCTGGCCGGCGGGCGCAAGGCGAAGCGCGCGGCCGACGCCGACCATCCGTTCGGGTACGGACGCGAGCGCTACGTGTACGCGTTCATCGTCTCGATCATCCTGTTCAGCGTCGGCGGTCTCTTCTCCCTGCGCGAGGGCTACGAGAAGCTGACGCACCCGCACGAGCTCGAGAACGTGTGGGTGCCCATCTCGGTGCTCCTCATCTCGATCGTGCTCGAGTCGTTCTCGCTGCGCACCGCGATCCGCGAGTCCAACCACGTCCGCGGCAAGGACCAGTCGTGGGTCTCGTTCGTCCGTCACTCCAAGGCCCCCGAGCTGCCGGTGGTGCTGCTCGAGGACATCGCGGCGCTCACGGGACTGGTGTTCGCGCTCTTCGGCGTCGGCCTGACCGCCATCACCGGCAACGCCGTCTTCGACGCGATCGGCACCCTGCTGATCGGCGCGCTGCTGATCGTCGTCGCGATCGTGCTGGGCGTCGAGACCAAGAGCCTGCTCGTCGGCGAGGGCGCGAACATCGGAGACCACGCCGCGATCGTGGCGGCCATCGAATCCGGCCCCGAGGTCGAGAAGCTCATCCACATCAAGACCCTGTACCTCGGCCCGGACGAGCTCCTCGTCGCCGCCAAGCTGGGGTTCGCCTCCGACCGTGCACTCGGCGAGGTGGCCGCCGACATCAACGCCATCGAGACGCGTGTGCGCGAGGCCGTGCCGACCGCCCGTGTGATCTACCTGGAGCCTGACATCTATCTCGACGACCGGGCGACGCCCTCGACGGCGTCGATCGTCATCAAGTCGGTCGACTGA
- the proC gene encoding pyrroline-5-carboxylate reductase, with protein MSTDLALPSIAILGAGSMGGAILHGLVTSGLAGAGLTATNRSAAKAAELADLAGVTSVALEEHPDANTAAAASADIVLIGVKPAMVPDLLREIAAVLRPGTLVVSLAAGVTISTFEGILGAEIPVLRSMPNTPALVGRAVTGLAASASTSEADLALVQRLFQTVGTVITVDESQIDALSTISGSGPAYVYFLIEEFAKAAVDKGFTEEQARLMTEQTLIGAAALLEASGEEPAELRRRVTSPKGTTERAIGVLEKARLEGIFTEATDAALARAKELAAGA; from the coding sequence ATGTCGACCGACCTCGCCCTCCCGTCCATCGCGATCCTCGGCGCCGGCTCGATGGGCGGTGCGATCCTGCACGGTCTGGTCACCTCCGGCCTCGCCGGGGCGGGCCTGACGGCCACGAACCGCTCGGCGGCGAAGGCGGCCGAGCTCGCCGACCTGGCCGGGGTCACCAGCGTCGCGCTGGAGGAGCACCCCGACGCCAACACGGCGGCAGCGGCATCCGCCGACATCGTGCTCATCGGGGTGAAGCCGGCAATGGTTCCCGACCTGCTCCGCGAGATCGCGGCGGTGCTGCGGCCGGGAACGCTCGTCGTGAGCCTCGCGGCCGGTGTCACGATCTCGACGTTCGAGGGCATTCTCGGCGCCGAGATCCCCGTGCTGCGCTCGATGCCGAACACCCCCGCGCTGGTCGGGCGTGCGGTCACCGGCCTCGCGGCCAGCGCGAGCACGAGCGAGGCCGATCTCGCGCTCGTCCAGCGCCTGTTCCAGACGGTCGGCACCGTCATCACGGTCGACGAGAGCCAGATCGACGCGCTCTCGACGATCTCGGGCTCCGGTCCTGCGTACGTGTACTTCCTGATCGAGGAGTTCGCCAAGGCGGCAGTCGACAAGGGGTTCACCGAGGAGCAGGCGCGCCTCATGACCGAGCAGACCCTCATCGGCGCCGCCGCACTGCTCGAGGCCTCGGGCGAGGAGCCCGCCGAGCTGCGTCGCCGCGTGACGAGCCCGAAGGGCACCACCGAGCGGGCTATCGGCGTGCTCGAGAAGGCGCGCCTGGAGGGCATCTTCACCGAGGCGACGGATGCTGCGCTGGCCCGCGCGAAAGAGCTCGCCGCCGGAGCGTAG
- a CDS encoding nucleoside deaminase produces the protein MGLTASESDDALMARALVLAAAAGDDGDIPVGAVVTDAAGTIIGEGRNLREEHHDPTAHAEVVAMRQAAASIGSWNLEGCTLVVTLEPCLMCAGALLQARVSRLVFGAWDGKAGAAGSVYDVVRDRRLPVRAEVVGGVREAEGAALLRAFFGERR, from the coding sequence GTGGGACTGACCGCCTCCGAATCCGACGACGCGCTGATGGCGCGTGCCCTCGTCCTCGCTGCGGCGGCGGGCGACGACGGCGACATCCCGGTCGGCGCGGTCGTGACCGACGCGGCCGGCACGATCATCGGCGAGGGGCGGAATCTGCGCGAGGAGCACCACGACCCGACGGCGCACGCCGAGGTCGTCGCGATGCGGCAGGCCGCAGCATCCATCGGCTCATGGAATCTCGAGGGCTGCACCCTCGTGGTCACCCTCGAGCCCTGCCTGATGTGCGCGGGCGCCCTCCTGCAGGCGCGGGTGTCACGGCTCGTCTTCGGCGCGTGGGACGGGAAGGCGGGTGCTGCCGGTTCGGTCTACGACGTCGTGCGCGACCGCCGGCTCCCGGTGCGCGCCGAGGTGGTCGGCGGCGTCCGCGAGGCCGAGGGGGCGGCGCTGCTGCGCGCGTTCTTCGGCGAACGGCGCTGA
- a CDS encoding DUF3467 domain-containing protein, with the protein MTDDAPRQFEIDLPPELIGGAYADFANVWHTPNVFVMDFLTLAQPVSEQIDPETGESRTVVPARVVSRIRIPPEQVFELAKALTQQLEFWEQETGRRQSGDPLLD; encoded by the coding sequence ATGACCGACGACGCACCCCGCCAGTTCGAGATCGACCTTCCGCCCGAGCTCATCGGCGGCGCCTACGCCGACTTCGCGAATGTCTGGCACACCCCGAACGTGTTCGTGATGGACTTCCTCACGCTCGCGCAGCCCGTCAGCGAGCAGATCGACCCCGAGACCGGCGAGTCGCGGACCGTCGTGCCGGCCCGGGTGGTCAGCCGCATCCGCATCCCACCGGAGCAGGTGTTCGAGCTCGCGAAGGCGCTCACCCAGCAGCTGGAGTTCTGGGAGCAGGAGACCGGCCGCCGGCAGAGCGGCGATCCCCTCCTCGACTGA
- the upp gene encoding uracil phosphoribosyltransferase, translating into MRVHVADHPLITHKLTVLRDERTPSPVFRQLTEELVTLLAYEATRNVRVSPIEIQTPVTTTTGVRISEPRPLVVPILRAGLGMLEGMVKLLPTAEVGFLGMARNEETLEPTTYAERLPDDLSDRQCFVLDPMLATGGSLGAAIDFLFARGAQDVTAICILGAPEGVAAIEAQVGDRDVTLVLGSLDERLNEKGYIVPGLGDAGDRLYGTV; encoded by the coding sequence ATGCGTGTGCACGTCGCCGACCACCCTCTCATCACCCACAAACTGACGGTCCTGCGCGACGAGCGCACCCCGTCGCCGGTGTTCCGGCAGCTCACCGAGGAGCTGGTGACGCTGCTCGCGTACGAGGCGACCCGGAACGTGCGGGTCAGCCCGATCGAGATCCAGACGCCGGTCACCACGACCACGGGCGTGCGGATCAGCGAGCCGCGCCCGCTGGTGGTGCCGATCCTCCGTGCCGGTCTCGGAATGCTCGAGGGCATGGTGAAACTGCTCCCGACCGCGGAGGTCGGCTTCCTGGGCATGGCGCGCAACGAGGAGACCCTCGAGCCCACGACGTACGCGGAGCGTCTGCCCGACGACCTCAGCGACCGCCAGTGCTTCGTCCTCGACCCGATGCTGGCCACCGGCGGCTCGCTGGGCGCGGCGATCGACTTCCTGTTCGCGCGCGGCGCCCAGGACGTCACCGCGATCTGCATCCTCGGCGCGCCGGAGGGCGTCGCCGCGATCGAGGCGCAGGTCGGCGACCGTGACGTCACGCTCGTGCTGGGCTCGCTCGACGAGCGACTCAACGAGAAGGGCTACATCGTCCCCGGACTCGGGGACGCCGGCGACCGCCTGTACGGCACCGTCTGA